From the Sphingomonas suaedae genome, one window contains:
- the arfB gene encoding alternative ribosome rescue aminoacyl-tRNA hydrolase ArfB, translating to MAIELTEDAIVEEKFLAASGPGGQNVNKVATAVQLRVNVFALGLPPYAYAKLKELAGSRMTSGGELVVTARRFRTQEANRQDARERVSELIEQAQERQARRIKTKPGKAAKARRVDAKKGRSVIKAGRGRVQID from the coding sequence ATGGCGATTGAGCTGACCGAGGATGCAATCGTCGAGGAGAAGTTCCTCGCCGCGTCCGGGCCGGGCGGTCAGAATGTCAACAAGGTCGCGACTGCGGTGCAGCTGCGCGTCAACGTCTTTGCGCTGGGGCTGCCGCCCTATGCCTATGCCAAGCTGAAGGAGCTGGCAGGGAGCCGGATGACGTCGGGTGGCGAACTGGTGGTCACCGCGCGCCGCTTTCGCACGCAGGAGGCGAACCGGCAGGATGCGCGGGAGCGCGTGTCCGAGTTGATCGAGCAGGCGCAGGAGCGGCAGGCGCGGCGGATCAAGACCAAGCCCGGCAAGGCGGCGAAGGCGCGGCGGGTGGACGCGAAAAAGGGTCGGTCGGTAATCAAGGCGGGGCGCGGGCGGGTTCAGATCGACTGA